The following nucleotide sequence is from Triticum dicoccoides isolate Atlit2015 ecotype Zavitan chromosome 7B, WEW_v2.0, whole genome shotgun sequence.
NNNNNNNNNNNNNNNNNNNNNNNNNNNNNNNNNNNNNNNNNNNNNNNNNNNNNNNNNNNNNNNNNNNNNNNNNNNNNNNNNNNNNNNNNNNNNNNNNNNNNNNNNNNNNNNNNNNNNNNNNNNNNNNNNNNNNNNNNNNNNNNNNNNNNNNNNNNNNNNNNNNNNNNNNNNNNNNNNNNNNNNNNNNNNNNNNNNNNNNNNNNNNNNNNNNNNNNNNNNNNNNNNNNNNNNNNNNNNNNNNNNNNNNNNNNNNNNNNNNNNNNNNNNNNNNNNNNNNNNNNNNNNNNNNNNNNNNNNNNNNNNNNNNNNNNNNNNNNNNNNNNNNNNNNNNNNNNNNNNNNNNNNNNNNNNNNNNNNNGGAAAGGGAAAAAacacattttctattttttttctttcgcgagaggcacggttttgcttctgctagaggcacggttgtgcttttgcgagaggcacgggtgtgcctctttcggaaagggaaaacacgcattttgtgtttttttctttcgcgagaggcacaattttcttctgcgagaggcacggttgtacttttcgcgagaggcacgggcgtgcctctttcggaaaggaaaaaaacgcgttttgtGTTTAtttatttcgcgagaggcacggttttgcttccgcgagaggcacgattgtgatttcgtcagaggcacgggcgtgcctttttcggaaagggaaaaaaacccgtgttcccggttcggttttttcgtcggttttttcgtgaaaaaaaagatcgtcaaaacctatcaacatgagatctagttttgaagatctcgacgcgagaaatccaacagcgaaagcggttcgagatttggacacatggtttaagagataaaacattttgaataaacgaatctacgaaaaagggaaaactcccaggttgcgacaagtggcgcacatgtagcgcgccacttgtcgcaacctggagaAGTTGGAGTAATCTCCGCAAGGAttactccttaactagtgatttcattAGGATAGGGCAATTTTGTTACTAGTAACACTATAATATTCTGTTACTATTAGCTCTTATAAGGGCGTGATGCAATTTTGCACTCTCCAAAAAAACAACCGGAGCAACTCAAATGGCCCGCTGAAGCCCATAACACGACCTCCTAACTCCTGCTAGCGCCGCCTGCTTCCTTCCCTATCCCCCGCTCGCGCCGCCGGCTTCCTCCCGTGGCCCCCACTCACGCCGCCGCCTTCCTCACTGGCCCCCcttataactagctagttgaattaatagaactagtttagttgaattagttgaattagttgaactagttagttgaatttggagctatactttatttaggtatattttagtaagtgcttagttgaattaattagtcgaactagctagttgaattaatagaactagtttagttgaattagttgaattagttgaactagttagttgaatttggagctatactttatttaggtatattttagtaagtgcttagttgaattaattagtcgaactagctagttgaattaatagaactagtctaattagttcaattaattgaattacttgaactagttagttgaattggtTGAATTATGAGctatactttatttaggtatatttttagtaagtgcttagttgaattaattagttgaactaactagttgaattaatagaactagtctaattagttgaattaatataactaataagtgtttaatgttatacctatgaacataggaaatgtcgtctgacaatgaaaacgatttcattatgtgcgaagactgcgaagaccaacgcggcctgtgcgacaaaaatttcctagttgatgataggcgcttcagcatcaagatgGATGAGACCTTTCAAGTGGATacaataagtcacaacgacaagtcttttctcATAATTAAGCATAACTTATatatgctttattttcttctacttATTACTtaaattttttactattctactagagtatcccctgccatgcaagaatttttgccttggataagataggtttcagtcctaacaaaactatggaggtaaagagagtttatttgaagactgagcatggttataccttcaacgtcaaattatacaatcaagaaagctacacccattttgaatgcaaaacttggcaatcactatgcaaggcttatgcatttgatccTGATATGTTTATCTCCTTTGATATTCGttccgaagatgatattgaaggtaatagagacatttgggtcgatgtgcaaacgcttccagttctaccattatgtgagtttctcaaccatatttatgtcttcaatattgttttttcaaaaaagttgacaactaatttctattgacagcttatttccattcaagaaaacctgtccaacgcttggtagacaggaccttccaCTGTCCCGTAGGTGAACTAAaccgcgaggagataagtcattatgtttcatggcttgaggatcttcatactgtcaagacaaattatttttctaaacttaaaaatcttagtactcaaaacgtgcgaccaatagtgatcgtattgaactacgaacACATCTATttgggaaagatggtaagatttttactatttttccttagtgcatcttttgcatacattatttttaagctaaacttcattgctaagtatgttactatacgatgttcttcaacagggactcccgatgaatgttgtgccttggtGGATCGAGACTGAAGGTCGCATGAGAATGGTTAGCTTATGACCAAGACCTCctataatgcactttagtgcattcaggatttctaattgcgagaaatgcttaatagtgaaagactggagcagaaTTGtccacgatcgcagagaagtactagggggcatcaATCAGAAGcgtagcccacgattaggagacgggTTCAttagcatgctccaatatgatgaatcaggagagctataaatGTTctttgctattttacctgagagagagtagcaggagtgattagcatgctcttagacttgtcctctcatgttcgtgttcttcgtcgtgaacttaatctcaaagagtgatttactTTTGTGgtcttatatatgaacgcttataatcatgaccatgttgaactcgatgatatctttccttTTGGTATAAGTGAATGTTTATTCTTTTTAAGCTAGTTTATATTGGTGGTGatcagatagcggtaatgactatgatgattaaatagtgataatgacgactatgatgagttattatatcatttatgaaagaaaccccagattagtttcaactggatggatcctagctagctaagtgatcaagtatatgtcatatccatattacttgctcacctaatataagtgatcaagtaatatggatatgacatatataatttgatcacttagctaggatctaTGCATGCAtcccagttgaaactaatctgcgatacttccacctaatgatttaacagctcatcataatgtaaaaacaatctctaaattaaattgaaaacacaaaactaaaggaaaaataaaaaataaaaccaaaacagcccaaacatttagtatcggttggtgttaccaaccggtactaaaggtctcccgcCACCCGGCcccggctcgtgccacgtggtttccctttagaggcggttcgtgccgaaccggtactaaaggggggggacctttagtccccaccctttagtgctggttacagaaccgacactaaagccccttacgaaccggggctatagcccagttctgcactagtgtaattgttttctttgtctggcagggttttgaaaaagttcaccgcacaagcttcGGGACTACCGGCGGAGCTGTGATTTAAccgcccgaaagtaagtactactagctagttccgcgcatgtcacattgattctagctagtttcatcaataccatttagcatgcttgcttatcagcttGATTAACCTCTATTCCTTGTAAAGTGGttgcggcaggaacccgggaatggtttatgtggatactacatttgcgagttcatccgccacacgacctgtgagcggggctactctaaaaaacaatatgaagtgggtaagcaataatattcacaattttattttattaccatcatttgtgttgagtttcatttatatatatgtattgacccccttcttcaaattagatgtggcagatgcgggatgaactcctaccacaagatcgcatgcgagcaattcaagaggaattggcgggattctttcttgaccacgtcatcgacaaagacggagaataccacgtggaagttgagttcagatgttaggggattgtaagagatcttatattgtatatacatagccagtagcatcagatagatatacgaaaacttgttgttcaaccaatctctaggagaaggagaggtcgatcacttctctctgtatatgttcatgacgatcttctgtacttaatggtttccttcatttgcttactacttagctagcgtgtcgagtcctatcTATACGTATAATACGTAGCGTCGACTAAGCACGGAGAtaaaagaggacacttctctctgttACCTAGCTAACAcagtatatgaaacccctaaattaaccctacaaaacccccaacccccccccccctcttccaaaAAAACAAATCTTAGCCCCTGAACTATTGACGCGTGGAaggcttttggtcccggttggtggcaccaaccatgaCAAAAGACcctcctgcctgggcaagccgcatcggccacgtggagccccatctgtcccagttcgtggacgaaccgggactaaaggtattgggctttagtatcgaccctttagtcccggttcggcaaccgggacaaatgggcctcatgaaccgggacaaatgaggctttttctaccagtgtagagGAAAATATCAATTGAATATAAGTAGAATAGTTGAATGGAAAACATTTTTCAATGCATGGTTGAATGTTGTGGTGGTTCTTTCTCCATGCATGGTTGCATGTCGATGTGGGTCTTATTCCATTCATAATTCTTTGCTCAGATGattttttatagaaaaagtagttGTTTGCTATGAAAGAAATGTCACATATTATTTTATATAGTGAATAAGATCAGATAGCCTAACAAGCAATTTCTCGAGAATAATTTATCAACAACTGATTTACACACGAGACTATAGTTTATTCAAATAGGGATGTGACACACTCTACTAAAAAGTACAATGTCACTCACTCTAACTAAAAATATCACACACTCGCATCTAGCAGCCGACCAATGGATATATATATTCTATACAAGCTTATTTTTGTAATACTAGAGTATATGTTTATATGTTCACTTTTATGGATCAAAGATAAAAACTGATCGTTTGGAATGATGATTTGAAAATGTCGATCGGCCTGACGTAACTATGATGAAGAAATCTCACATAGCTTTACGCAATCAAAAGAGGTGCATACAAATAATTGTTTTTCGTATATATTTTGCACATGATAATACAAAAGATGTAGAGAAAATTCCTTATATAACACTACTTTAAATTTTGCTTACCTATTTGGCACTGGAATACTTTTTCTTCCTTATGTAACACTGTgtctaaattttatgccctttATGACACTTCCGTCCATTTTAAGCTTTAACGGTGTTAAATGCCACCTGAAAAGACCTATTTGCCCCTCATGGGGATGTGACCAAAATTTTACGTGGTAGTTTAGATTCAATACGTGATTTGGTCTGGATGGTGTTTGACACAATTTCTTACCAAAGAGAAGTTAATTACTGAATATTTTTCTCGAATGCAGAATATGCAGGGAAGGAAACATGCACCAATACATACATGCACTAGCtgtctttctctttttttgaacCTTTGCGCTAGCTATCTTTCATTAGCTTTGCACGTGCATGTGTGCATATTAGCACTGACGGAACTTTCCACTCATGCATGCTGCATGCACCGGAGACTTGTTGCTCGAGGCATGAGTGCCCAGCTGCAAGGCCGCATGGAAGAGACGGGGAGTTAGCATTGTGGTCCAGCAGCCAGGTAGCCGCAGTGCTGAGGCAGCCGGTAGCTGGCACAAGAAGCCGGCGAGGGCGACTCACGAAATGAGCACAAGCAGCGTCACAGGGCGCTTTGCACACGTCCCAGGATGGACCGAGCAAGAAGGAGACACGCCCGTAGCGGCACGTACAGAAGAGCTACCTAGCAAAATGAGTCGGTCGGATACACACGTACACGTAAAATTTTGGTCACACACATACTAAGGGTAAATAGGACTTTCAGGTGCCATTTAAAACCGGTACGTCTTAAAATGGACAGAAGTGTCATAAAAGACATAAAATTTACACTTAGTGCTAAATAAGGAAAGAATTTTTTTTCGATGTCAAATAAGGCAACAAATTTTAAGACAGTGTTAAATAAGAAATTCTCTCAAAGATGTACTTCTATGTATGTTTATTTTTTACAGTATGAGAGAGATGAAGATGGATTATGTCAATGTTCAAAAACATCGACAAGGACCCTGAGGCGAAGCATTGAAAGGGGACAAAAATTCATCCAGTTTTATACAACATTATGTAAAAATAAAAAGCCTGTGGCAACGCACGAATGTTCTACTAGTTATGAAACATAGGAACAAACTCACTTGCTTGAAATGAGCAGCATTCAGAAGGCACGTGAAACCCATTTGGTTCTTCAAGGGGCCAATTCATATTTGGTTCGGGCGACGTAGCGACTGTCTAGGAGATGATATTACTTGGTAAAGTTTTTTTATTGACCCCGAAAAAATGTTTTTTTATTGAGTTTAGTTTTGAAATAAAACTGAAGCTCACCAAAAAGAAATGCCTAGTGGAAATTGATGAGCTAGTCGTCGCGGGAATTTCGTGCAAAAAGAAATGCCTAGTGGAAACTGAAGCTTACAATGTTGACATGTCAACTTTTTTCTGTTAGAGCGGATTAACAGTTCAACCGTTGAGGAAAGATCAGGGGTGCACGGAATCTGTGGGATTAGCAATCAGCAAGCCGGCAAGGGAAGGGCTAACGCGCGGTGGTGGAGACCTTTGAACACAAATGATAATGAGGACATGAGCTGACGTCTGATGGCGGCGAGTTGATTATCTCCTTTCCGCTTGAGAGTTGAGAAACCAAATATCTGCCGTGCCCGTGCAGCCCGATCGGTTAGCCACGGTTACCCCGGTGTAAGGAGGATGCAGAAGCTGTATGGTCGAGAGAGTTAACATTATCATCTTTTATGTTTGTGCAGCCTGATGAAAGGAGTTCCATTAAATGACAGTTACAGACTTGCAGTAGTACTATTATGAACTGAAGGAAACGAGCAGTTCAACTGTAACTACTAGTATATAGTTTATTCAGCCGAAAGCTAAAACTTTAAACTATACGCAACACGTAAGTAAATTCACTGCCCGATGAGAAGCATAATCATATCTTCCTCAGCCTAATTTGAGCACCGTGCTGCGGCTGGAGGGTCATCATAGTGTACGGCGCGTGCGTGTAGGACGGCAAGAGCTCAAACGAGAAGCGCTGGAGGATGGTGCTCAGTGCCATCTTAGCTTCTAGCAACGCAAAGTTCTGGCCGATGCAGATCCGTGGACCCCCTCCAAATGGGAAGAACGCCGACGGATGCTTCGCGGCGCTCGAGATGCCATCAGCAAACCTCTGTGGATTGAATTCACTTGCATCTTCTCCCCAAATATCAGGATCATGGTGGATGAAGAGAAGGGGCAAAATAAGGGTCACTCCTTTAGGATATTTGATGCTGCCAAGCTCCGTTGCCTTGTAAGTTCTTCTGGTAAGATAGGTTACTGGCGGGTACAACCTAAGAACCTCATACAGAATCATTGTTACCTGCAAAACAATACACAAGATCAAGAACATTACTCCGACAACTCTATACTTAAAAACAGCACATAATTCTGTTTTGCTCAAAAAAGAATACTGTTAAGTAATCcttcttttcgaaaaaaaattgttttcaCTCACATGTATATGCAGACATGCAGTACAATTTTTAACGGAATGGAAATCTGATAGGAGTAGGTTTTATTGTTGGCTACTCTTTATCATTTTGATGATTGGGGGGGTTATTTGATTTCATTTTATCCTGCAATATGTGCACAAGGCATCATTTTCGTACTTACAATCTTCAGGCGACTCAGGTGCTCATAATCTGATGTGGCTCGTCCGAAGTGATGCAACACTTCCTCTCTTGCCTGCTCTTTCCACTCTGGGTGCATGCTTAGCACAATCAGTGTCCATGTGAGCAAGACCGATGTTGTCTCCATACCTGCAAAGTAAAATAGCTTGCATTCCTCAATTATATCATCAATACTCATCCCTTGGCCTGCCTTCTCATTTGATTGTTGCATATTTGACTCCAACAGCAATCCTAGCAAGTCATTGCTGCTGGCTTCACCATTTTTAATAGCTCTTTCTTTTTTTCCAATAATGCCTTGCATAATCATGCGGATCTCACGATCAATTGCTCTCATCCTTCTATTATTTTTTGTTGGTAAGAACCTGCAAATGTTCTGACATGTCAGCATAGGAAAGAAAATCTTGATTTCTACTGTTTAAGTTTAACATGAAAAATAAAAAGTTTCTTTGATCAGTCTACTAATTTTAACTCTTCCATTTCCAAAAAAAGGGAAGCCTACTATTATTCCATTTGATCACCTCCAAGCGAAGTTAAACTGCAAGTGCCTAAAATACCTACTGTATTTTCCATCAAACACCACAGACCATGTATGCAGTGCTCTACTCCATTTGCTAGAAATGATATGAGCCTTCGCTATAAAGGTTACAAGTACTCCTGCAAGTCGAAAGCAAATATTTTTTTGTGCAAGGGGAGAACTTACCAATAGCCTGGGATAAAAAATGTTTGAAAGTCCTGCATCAGTCTTTTAGCTAACTCCCCTTGCAGCTGGAATATTTTCTTCCCTTCCTGATAATTGCTACCAAATGATGTTCTCGCGATGACATCTCCCGTAAGATTCTGAAACTCAGAACATGTGTCTACCTCAGATAACCCTTCACTGGACATGGAATTTTCCCACCTTGTAACCATTTCTTCGCAACAGGTAGAAAACACTGGCAGCATCCTCTGCAAATGAAACATTACTATCAGACTATGCAATACCCATGCTGTGATTTAAAATGAGAAAACAATGAGTTTTTCATTGAACCGGCACCTTTATCTTCTCATGGTGAAAGGAAGGATTGAGGATTCTTCGGTGCTTTGCCCATTTCTCTCCTTCATGATTTGCGACTCCGTCGGCTAGCAGCTTCCCCATACGGCTACTCCTTTGTTTCCGATAGTGTCCGAGCTTGTTGGACAGAATTTCTCTCACTAGGTCCGGGTCAGAAACCATCACCCTTGGCGTTGGGCCAAACCAAGTGAAGGGCATTTTCCCTGCTATGTATCAGAAGCTCAGAGGACATCCCTAACGAGGGAGAAAAGAAAAAGTTCAAAAGAACTTGTGAATTTGGCGACTGAAAGATTACCGTGCTCCTTAACGGTGTTGCAGAGCATGGGGTGCACGCGAGGGATGATGTCGTGGGAGCCAAGCGGCATGGGCTGTGATCGAGCCTCCCTGTTGAGCCGGGCGTCCTCCGGTGCGTCGCCGCTGAAGAGGCGGTACCGGGTGCCCCTGAGGCCCTGGGCCCGCAGAGCCCTGCCCAGCCGCCGCGGCGTCCACCATGCCCACTCCAGAATCCAGGCGGCTAACGACAGAAGCGCCAAGGCTGCTGCCGCGCCGGCGATGCTCCACGGAGAGGCGTCCCCCAGCATCTGGAGACCTCGAGTTGGCTTCAGTGGAGAGGAGGAGTTCAGGAACCGTACGTAGTACGATCGTATCGCGGATTCGCAGCACGGGTCTGAGTGGAGTTAAATACAGGCCGCCGGTTGGCTTCACATGTCTGCAGTTTTGCTTCGAGGTTTTGGCTCAATTGGTGCGAGTGTGAGTAGCCTCGAGAAATTAGTTACGTGACTTTTCTAGCcatctttttttttgagggagACTTTTCGAGCCATCTAGAAAGCCAGAGAAGTATGGGAGACACACCGGAGATGGCGACTACATAAACCGATCAAGTGGCCCTGGTGATCACGTAGGGAGGAACTTACACGGCACAAGAATTTCCTTTTTCCCTAAAAAAGAAGTTTTTTTTTgtgtggatgcaaggaacaagactGAATAGTCGTGATCAACGTCGATTTTTCTATCCGATGCTCCCTTAATTCCAAATTATAAGATGTTTTAGTAACTTTTCTCTAAATTGCCCCGCAAAAAAAACTTTTCTCTGAATTAAATGTATAAAGTCGTGTTTTATTGCATTTGTTCACTCATTTTaaatgtagtccatattaaaatattCGAAACTTCTTATAATTCAGAACAGACGTAATACTTCTTTCTGCAGAAAACAAACATGTTGCAGGCAAAACATACTTTTCATAAGTACTTTTTACATCTCATGTGTTCTTGCTCGNNNNNNNNNNNNNNNNNNNNNNNNNNNNNNNNNNNNNNNNNNNNNNNNNNNNNNNNNNNNNNNNNNNNNNNNNNNNNNNNNNNNNNNNNNNNNNNNNNNNNNNNNNNNNNNNNNNNNNNNNNNNNNNNNNNNNNNNNNNNNNNNNNNNNNNNNNNNNNNNNNNNNNNNNNNNNNNNNNNNNNNNNNNNNNNNNNNNNNNNNNNNNNNNNNNNNNNNNNNNNNNNNNNNNNNNNNNNNNNNNNNNNNNNNNNNNNNNNNNNNNNNNNNNNNNNNNNNNNNNNNNNNNNNNNNNNNNNNNNNNNNNNNNNNNNNNNNNNNNNNNNNNNNNNNNNNNAAACAACGAATATCCTGCTTGAAAAGAGCGAAAACATTTGCACCATAAAAATAAAGCAAACACCTTTATGTATAAATTTCATCCAACTTTATTGTCGTGACACGCTCACATAGTTATACATGAGAAGATAATTCAAAATTATAGATGTTCTCCAATGTTATATGTCGATTTATTGAAATTTATTAACTTCCATGAATCAGGCTTTTCACCATTTTATATATAAAGTACACGGCCAAATGATACGAGGTGCTGAGGAAGCTCTCAAAAGCTCATCAACAAACGAAAAAGCGGCACACCACATTGAAGACGCAAAAATCACACAAGAGTCTACAATAAAATGCCACCGGAGTGCTGCCGAGAAGAGGCACTGTAGAAATTCGACACAACCAATAACCACTAACACCCGATGGCAACGCCTCCAAAAATGTAACGATGCCACGCGTTGCCGACGCGTCTGCCCAAGCGGACAACATTTTCACCTTGAGTGTGAGAGAGGAGGGAAGggaccaacactagtagaaaaacacctaatagtcccggttcgtaagggcctttagtcccggttcttgaatcgggactaatgggtcgttactaatacctccacccattagtcccggttcaaacacgaaccgggaccaatgtgcctccacatggccctgtgcgccgagcccagtcagggggcctttggtcccggttggtggcaccaaccgggaccaaaagccattcacgcgtcagcattccagtggctggggtttttgttNNNNNNNNNNNNNNNNNNNNNNNNNNNNNNNNNNNNNNNNNNNNNNNNNNNNNNNNNNNNNNNNNNNNNNNNNNNNNNNNNNNNNNNNNNNNNNNNNNNNNNNNNNNNNNNNNNNNNNNNNNNNNNNNNNNNNNNNNNNNNNNNNNNNNNNNNNNttcatatattgtgttagctagctaattaatagagagaagtgtcctctcttatgtccgtacttggtcgacgctacgtactatatatacataagtgatcgagagaaccattgagtacagaagttcgtcatgcataccgagagaagtgatcgatcgacctctccttctccgagagattggtcgaacaacaagttttcgtatcatgtatccgacgctactggctacatacatgtacaatatgtataagctctcttaattacaatcccctagcatttgaaatcaacttccacatggtattctccggctttattgatgacgtggtcaagaaagaatcccgccaattcctctagaattgctttcatgcgatctggttctaggagttcattccgcatctgccacgtctaatttgaagaagggggttaattaatacatatatatgaatgaaactcaacagaaatgatagtgtaataaaatgaaattgtgaatattattgcttactcacttcatattgtcttttagagtagccccgcttgtttttcaaaatcgcgttgtggatgaactcacacacgtagtatccacataaatcattcccttgttcctgccacaagcatttacaagaaatagaggtcaatcaaactgataatgaagcattataaatggcattgatgaaagtatagctatagaatcaacgggagatgcccgCAACTAGCTagtcagtagtacttactttcgggtatgtatatcgtagctccttcggcagtcccggagcttctgcggtgaactgtttccaaaccctgcaacacaaagaaaataattattattacttgagatatcaggaaatgaacaaaaagttgccgatatggtgcgataatgatcgattgaacttacttgttgagcaattcagtcatgcccgcataggtttcgggttctttccgtctcgagtctgagacagttactagtccccgctcaagcttaatctccagaagaacatagtggtacctgcgcacacatgcataactcatcaattacattactataacctcgctcgagtaataagggaaaccgaatatgcacacgacagtaacactcacttgccgttgtaaggaaagagtatggtatctttattttgatttttgatcaacgattgtagcaagttgtcctcgacctcttcgacgtcctttttaaccagaaattcatctatgacatttgtgttaatgaacccaatatcataaatttcttgttttttgcactcgacgatcttcaatctgcctaatatattgaggataattaattataaatacatgcaatgaaagagccgagctatatatagagacttaacgacagaaatagtacttacagacagtagtaaaagaccattagtttatcgagggccttttgattgaagaacgcgaagaactcatcaaatggaacagtcaacagatcaattgcaacgaggttgtgctcctctttaatattcagatacaaagcattcatacccccagactctctgcaggtttccatgtaccaattatggaatcttcatatcattgttgtcagagatttttcatctttgacgagaggcttcccgtactcgtatctgtgttcgtccacctccaagaaatcaggaagttgatcgtcaggcaggtaatctgcaagatcgccataaccggccaccgtccccggagcattagacacattgagcggggggcacgattgctgtgcttgttcgccgagctaggcaatttttttcccctttgctcgttcttttaaccttttatcactgacagtagttcccgaccgct
It contains:
- the LOC119340372 gene encoding cytochrome P450 72A15-like, whose amino-acid sequence is MLGDASPWSIAGAAAALALLSLAAWILEWAWWTPRRLGRALRAQGLRGTRYRLFSGDAPEDARLNREARSQPMPLGSHDIIPRVHPMLCNTVKEHGKMPFTWFGPTPRVMVSDPDLVREILSNKLGHYRKQRSSRMGKLLADGVANHEGEKWAKHRRILNPSFHHEKIKRMLPVFSTCCEEMVTRWENSMSSEGLSEVDTCSEFQNLTGDVIARTSFGSNYQEGKKIFQLQGELAKRLMQDFQTFFIPGYWFLPTKNNRRMRAIDREIRMIMQGIIGKKERAIKNGEASSNDLLGLLLESNMQQSNEKAGQGMSIDDIIEECKLFYFAGMETTSVLLTWTLIVLSMHPEWKEQAREEVLHHFGRATSDYEHLSRLKIVTMILYEVLRLYPPVTYLTRRTYKATELGSIKYPKGVTLILPLLFIHHDPDIWGEDASEFNPQRFADGISSAAKHPSAFFPFGGGPRICIGQNFALLEAKMALSTILQRFSFELLPSYTHAPYTMMTLQPQHGAQIRLRKI